The Osmerus eperlanus chromosome 25, fOsmEpe2.1, whole genome shotgun sequence genome contains a region encoding:
- the LOC134012121 gene encoding transcriptional activator MN1-like: MFGLDQFGSQINSRNPGQSERNINQPRLNMSSHYKSPGFHSGGPTGAVEPGMGPLNEPPMLGLNMNMNGEQYGGFHPRGHSDMHASGGLQQQPQQQQGPMHGFFNNQQPHQGHPHGHQPHPHQHHPHFGGGFGGPDPGSSCLHGGRLMGYNNSGMGPQQGFGEGFDPLSEGQAGDGFSQQQQRSGNMPDFQHHGPPSGNHAVPAPCLPLDQSPNRAASFHGLPSSSSSSSESHGLEPRRMPNQGAVEGIEYNFPGEPPSGHFDVPVFSPSESDSQLPHFGAGRQVAGGSFPGNPAMPRTPGMQGITKGHQQPPSQPPQPPPAPQHGVFFERFGNGRKVPVGMEGPGVNSRHPLMQQQQQAGLIARQNCPPGLPRPPQPEPGSSNPNMLDGGVMMPGQHNQFEYPIHRLENRTLHPYGEPMFNMQQPAPPPPSQQPPNQRLQHFDSPYMNMAKRPRFEFPNAHGGEGCGTWGGGMHTPQGMENHLSPSSYPGLPGEFTPPVSDGFPPGPLQHAGPEQQSLQQRQNAAMMIKQMASRNQQQRMRQPSLQQLGHHGDVPQGPMVHGGPVGSMPQPGFDRENGGRMPGFEGHIPHVTQEHAWFPGSHPPGEMMARRMGGTGGEAGAHDMGLPQNGAGMMFRPGINGMGMQEPMRMPGEGHGQALHSPGMHSQFGGNMGNLSQMQSPGAGVGHPNAPADRRPADFPAPPMGAQPTFPYGGGTRQGPPHNAPQGVNTSPGSYPPQSEFPPGQRSSVSKLGALSLGNFSKTSTKDNVFGQSCLAALSTACQNMIASLGAPNLNVTFNKKNQNEGKRKLSQNEQDINSSTANGTGSAAAPEYFQSGTSQNSQMPGTGNSSIKPAGQTQTSQGEASALSPNYNMDATPCSEGKATTGSGRGRGRRKRESGHVSPGIFFSSDNGNPVVSPGQQTPSAGVGERGGGTPHEKPLPSPSWGKGGDLMLGDQPDLMSSLDSGIQSVTKSDGSSPRVDFPDDVSAHYSNEDEVSSSSDAGGGLASKPSRGMLATSSPKLQRGEHCLMNGQKPMGMGLTNHTTSTPEGYGLNGGGGVGANGGGHPGTPGMEQVRTPSSTSGQDEIHPLEILQAQIQLQRQQFSISEDQPVAVKNGGKKNGDCPSQNGDNELASCSPDAGKNSMGTIDLDTLMAEQHATWYVPSDKAMMDGAEDDKAMAPWERTKGQSNGKEESDLSQSKPGGVGAAPGTGGGSGGGGSHLQCLSVHCTDELGDTKGGRGGPVSSWRSLHSDISNRFGTFVAALT, translated from the exons ATGTTTGGGCTGGATCAGTTTGGTTCTCAGATTAATAGCAGAAACCCTGGCCAGTCAGAAAGAAACATAAACCAACCAAGACTGAACATGAGCTCCCATTATAAAAGCCCCGGCTTTCATTCCGGTGGCCCGACGGGAGCCGTGGAGCCGGGCATGGGCCCGCTGAACGAGCCCCCGATGCTGGGGCTCAACATGAACATGAACGGGGAGCAGTACGGAGGGTTTCACCCGCGGGGACACTCGGACATGCATGCGAGCGGCGGACTTCAACAACAGCCGCAACAGCAACAGGGACCCATGCATGGATTTTTTAACAACCAGCAACCTCATCAAGGCCACCCTCACGGCCATcagcctcacccccaccaacaccaccctcaCTTCGGCGGGGGCTTTggaggcccagacccaggctcATCCTGCCTGCATGGCGGCAGGCTAATGGGCTACAACAACAGTGGCATGGGACCCCAGCAGGGATTTGGAGAGGGCTTTGACCCCCTATCTGAAGGCCAGGCAGGGGACGGTttctcccagcagcagcagagatcTGGAAACATGCCCGACTTCCAGCATCACGGCCCCCCTAGTGGCAATCACGCagtccctgctccctgcctccccctggacCAGTCTCCAAACCGGGCAGCATCCTTTCACGgcctgccctcctcttcctcctcctcctccgagtcCCACGGCCTGGAGCCTCGTCGGATGCCCAACCAGGGAGCCGTGGAGGGTATTGAGTATAACTTCCCCGGCGAGCCCCCGTCAGGGCACTTTGACGTTCCTGTGTTCTCCCCCTCAGAATCTGATTCTCAGTTGCCCCATTTCGGGGCAGGAAGGCAGGTGGCTGGCGGGAGTTTCCCTGGCAACCCCGCCATGCCTCGGACCCCGGGGATGCAGGGCATCACCAAAGGGCACCAACAGCCCCCCTCTcaacccccgcagcccccgcccgccccccagCACGGGGTGTTTTTCGAGCGGTTCGGTAACGGCCGTAAGGTGCCTGTGGGGATGGAGGGCCCGGGGGTGAACTCCAGACATCCCCTcatgcagcagcaacaacaggcTGGATTGATAGCCCGGCAGAActgcccccctggcctcccccggcccccccagcCTGAACCGGGGTCCTCCAACCCCAACATGCTGGATGGTGGGGTCATGATGCCAGGCCAACACAACCAGTTTGAATATCCCATTCACAGACTGGAGAATAGGACCCTGCACCCCTACGGAGAGCCCATGTTTAATATGCAACAGCCggcgccccctcctccctcccagcagccccccaaCCAGAGGCTGCAACACTTTGACTCTCCCTACATGAACATGGCTAAAAGGCCCAGGTTCGAGTTCCCCAATGCGCACGGCGGGGAGGGGTGtggaacatggggggggggcatgcacACCCCACAGGGCATGGAGAACCACCTGTCCCCATCCTCCTACCCGGGCCTGCCCGGGGAGTTCACCCCGCCCGTGTCCGACGGGTTCCCCCCGGGCCCCCTCCAGCACGCCGGGCCGGAGCAGCAGTCCCTGCAGCAGAGGCAGAACGCCGCCATGATGATCAAGCAGATGGCGTCTCGGAACCAGCAGCAGAGGATGCGCCAGCCCAGCCTGCAGCAGCTGGGTCACCACGGCGACGTCCCCCAGGGCCCCATGGTGCACGGGGGCCCGGTGGGGAGCATGCCCCAGCCCGGATTCGACCGGGAGAACGGAGGTCGGATGCCCGGCTTCGAGGGGCACATCCCCCACGTCACTCAGGAGCACGCCTGGTTCCCCGGGTCCCACCCTCCGGGAGAGATGATGGCGCGGCGCATGGGGGGAACCGGCGGTGAGGCCGGGGCCCACGACATGGGCCTGCCGCAGAACGGAGCCGGCATGATGTTCAGACCGGGCATCAACGGGATGGGCATGCAGGAGCCCATGAGGATGCCGGGCGAAGGCCACGGACAGGCCCTCCACTCGCCCGGCATGCACTCTCAGTTTGGGGGAAACATGGGCAACCTATCCCAGATGCAGTCCCCCGGAGCCGGGGTAGGGCACCCCAACGCCCCCGCTGACCGGAGGCCGGCCGACTTCCCCGCACCCCCTATGGGAGCGCAACCAACGTTTCCCTATGGGGGGGGCACCCGTCAGGGGCCTCCACACAACGCTCCCCAGGGTgtgaacacctcaccagggagctACCCTCCGCAGTCTGAGTTCCCCCCGGGCCAGCGTTCCTCTGTCAGCAAACTTGGGGCCCTTTCCCTTGGGAACTTCAGCAAAACCAGCACTAAAGACAATGTGTTCGGGCAGAGCTGTCTTGCTGCTCTCTCCACAGCCTGCCAGAACATGATCGCTAGCCTAGGGGCCCCTAACCTCAACGTAACGTTCAACAAGAAGAACCAAAACGAGGGCAAGCGAAAACTGAGTCAGAACGAGCAGGACATTAATAGCAGCACAGCCAATGGGACTGGCAGTGCTGCAGCGCCTGAGTATTTTCAGAGCGGCACTTCCCAGAACAGCCAGATGCCTGGCACCGGGAATAGCAGCATTAAGCCTGCAGGTCAAACCCAGACGTCGCAGGGGGAAGCCAGTGCCCTCTCCCCAAATTACAACATGGACGCTACCCCATGCAGTGAGGGGAAAGCAACAAcagggagcgggagagggagagggaggaggaagagggagagtgggcaTGTGAGCCCtgggatttttttttcctctgaCAACGGCAACCCTGTTGTAAGTCCAGGCCAGCAGACACCATCAGCTGGcgttggggagaggggtggggggacgcCCCACGAGAAACCCCTCCCGTCCCCGTCATGGGGAAAGGGAGGCGACCTGATGCTGGGGGACCAGCCAGACCTCATGTCCTCTCTGGACAGCGGCATCCAGAGCGTCACCAAATCGGACGGGAGCTCACCGCGCGTCGACTTCCCCGACGACGTCAGCGCCCACTACAGCAACGAGGACGAGGTGTCCTCCAGCTCGGACGCCGGCGGAGGCCTGGCCTCCAAGCCCAGCCGCGGCATGCTGGCAACCAGCTCTCCCAAGCTGCAGAGGGGCGAGCACTGCCTGATGAACGGACAGAAGCCCATGGGCATGGGCCTCACCAATCACACTACCTCGACGCCAGAAGGCTACGGACTGAACGGAGGTGGGGGCGTGGGGGCCAACGGAGGGGGTCACCCAGGCACTCCCGGGATGGAGCAGGTACGCACCCCCTCCAGCACCTCTGGCCAGGACGAGATCCACCCTCTGGAGATCCTGCAGGCCCAGATCCAGCTGCAGCGCCAGCAGTTCAGCATCTCGGAGGACCAGCCTGTGGCCGTGAAGAACGGCGGCAAAAAAAACGGAGACTGTCCTTCGCAGAATGGAGACAATGAGCTGGCGAGCTGCAGCCCGGACGCTGGGAAGAACTCAATGGGCACTATTGACCTTGACACACTGATGGCGGAGCAGCACGCCACCTGGTACGTACCCAGCGACAAGGCCATGATGGATGGGGCCGAAGATGACAAGGCCATGGCACCCTGGGAAAGAACAAAGGGCCAGAGCAACGGCAAAGAAG AGTCGGACCTGTCCCAGAGCAAGCCTGGAGGTGTAGGTGCCGCCCCGGGGACCGGCGGGGGgtccgggggaggggggagccacCTGCAGTGCCTGTCTGTCCACTGCACAGACGAGCTGGGGGACACCAAGGGGGGCCGAGGGGGGCCAGTGTCGTCGTGGCGATCCCTCCACTCCGACATCTCCAACCGCTTCGGAACCTTCGTGGCGGCACTCAcctga
- the LOC134012186 gene encoding uncharacterized protein LOC134012186: MVLTLPFSITIRSARLAVYLPPLTPVPRAPHPRAQGPSPPPRAPHPRAQGPSPPCPGPLTPSQGPSPPPRAPHPRAQGPSPLAQGPSPITPSQGPSPLAQGPSPITPCPGPLTHHPLPGPIAQGPSPITPCPGPLTHHPLPGPLTHHPLPGPITPLPRAHHPLPRAPHPSPPPRAHHPLPRAPHPSPPPRAPHPSPPPRAHHPLPRAPHPSPLAQGPSPITPSQGPSPLAQGPSPITPCPGPLTHHPLPGPLTHHLLPEEPYPPLPPSEPSLVTPQPKGTAPSPWSSHVLPPAVPY; the protein is encoded by the coding sequence ATGGTGCTCACCCTGCCGTTCTCCATCACCATCCGCTCTGCACGCCTCGCCGTCTACCTCCCGCCCCTCACCCCCGTGCCCAGGGCCCCTCACCCCCGTGCCCAgggcccctcaccccctcccaggGCCCCTCACCCCCGTGCCCAGGGCCCCTCACCCCCGTGCCCAgggcccctcaccccctcccagggcccctcaccccctcccaggGCCCCTCACCCCCGTGCCCAGGGCCCATCACCCCTTGCCCAGGGCCCCTcacccatcaccccctcccagGGCCCATCACCCCTTGCCCAGGGCCCCTCACCCATCACCCCTTGCCCAGGGCCCCTcacccatcaccccctcccagGGCCCATCGCCCAGGGCCCCTCACCCATCACCCCTTGCCCAGGGCCCCTcacccatcaccccctcccagggcccctcacccatcaccccctcccagGGCCCATCACCCCCTTGCCCAGGGCCCATCACCCCTTGCCCAGGGCCCCTcacccatcaccccctcccagGGCCCATCACCCCTTGCCCAGGGCCCCTcacccatcaccccctcccagggcccctcacccatcaccccctcccagGGCCCATCACCCCTTGCCCAGGGCCCCTCACCCATCACCCCTTGCCCAGGGCCCCTcacccatcaccccctcccagGGCCCATCACCCCTTGCCCAGGGCCCCTCACCCATCACCCCTTGCCCAGGGCCCCTcacccatcaccccctcccagggcccctcacccatcacctcctcccagaGGAACCttaccccccccttccaccaagCGAACCCTCACTCGTCACCCCCCAGCCCAAAGGAACCGCTCCCTCCCCCTGGTCCAGTCATGTCCTGCCCCCTGCTGTGCCTTACTGA